The Aeromicrobium yanjiei DNA segment CGCTCGACACCGGCAAGCGGGTCGTCGAGTCCCGCTACGACGTCGACGACGTCGTGGGGGTCTTCCGCCACTTCGCGGGGCTCGCCGGCGCCGAGAGCGGTCGGGTGGTCGACGCCGGACGCGCCGACGTGGTCAGCCGCATCGTCCACGAGCCCGTCGGCGTCTGCTCACTCATCTCCCCGTGGAACTACCCGCTGCTGCAGACGGCGTGGAAGGTCGCGCCGGCGCTCGCGGCCGGCAACACGTTCGTGCTCAAGCCGAGCGAGCTGACCCCCTCGACCGCGATCTGGCTGATGCAGGCACTCACGGAGGCCGGGCTGCCCGCGGGAGTCGCGAACCTCGTCCTCGGTGCGGGCCCCGATGTCGGTCCGACGCTGACGTCGCACCCTGACGTCGACCTCGTGTCGTTCACCGGCGGCCTGACGACCGGACGCGGGATCATGGCCTCGGCGGCTCCGACGGTCAAGCGGATCGCTCTGGAGCTCGGCGGCAAGAATCCCAACATCGTCTTCGCCGACGCCGACCGGGAGACTGCGCTCGACCTCGCGCTGACCGCGGTGTTCCTGCACTCGGGCCAGGTCTGCTCCGCGGGCGCCCGACTGCTGGTGCAGGACTCGATCCACGACGAGTTCGTGGCCGAGCTGGTCCGACGGGCCGAACGCATCCGCATCGGCGGGCCGTTCGACGACGACGCCGAGACCGGTCCGCTCATCAGCGCGGCGCATCGCGACAAGATCGAGGCGTACGTCGCGGCAGGACTGGCCGAGGGTGCAGAACTGCTGACCGGCGGCGCGCGCCCCGAGGGTCCGCAGTACGACGACGGCTTCTACTACCTGCCCACGATCCTCGGCTCGTGCCGCGCGGACATGCAGGTCGTGCGCGAGGAGTCCTTCGGCCCCGTGCTGACCGTCGAGACGTTCGTCGAC contains these protein-coding regions:
- a CDS encoding aldehyde dehydrogenase family protein, producing MTGLFVDGAWHEAASQRTREIRCPADGSLVATVPEGGPEDSELAIAAARRAFDGGPWPATSSLERGALLHRVADLLERDKETVARLESLDTGKRVVESRYDVDDVVGVFRHFAGLAGAESGRVVDAGRADVVSRIVHEPVGVCSLISPWNYPLLQTAWKVAPALAAGNTFVLKPSELTPSTAIWLMQALTEAGLPAGVANLVLGAGPDVGPTLTSHPDVDLVSFTGGLTTGRGIMASAAPTVKRIALELGGKNPNIVFADADRETALDLALTAVFLHSGQVCSAGARLLVQDSIHDEFVAELVRRAERIRIGGPFDDDAETGPLISAAHRDKIEAYVAAGLAEGAELLTGGARPEGPQYDDGFYYLPTILGSCRADMQVVREESFGPVLTVETFVDEDGAVATANDSIYGLAGAVWTSNAGRAERVAGRLRMGTVWINDYHPYVPQAEWGGYKQSGFGRELGLAGLEEYRETKHIWHNIDPAPQAWFDGKGPS